The proteins below come from a single Papaver somniferum cultivar HN1 chromosome 11, ASM357369v1, whole genome shotgun sequence genomic window:
- the LOC113322992 gene encoding uncharacterized protein LOC113322992, which yields MKISTTNPSMKVILLMMIMVISVVVDAADDTNRVYQPCTDTKIQRSDGFSFGIAFSQRESFFLNKNKSIQLSPCDTRLSLSGSRLAIFRPKVDEISLLTINTTSFNPNSFGGHMVAFAGRKYAARSPPVFVADNDHIVTSFTLVLEFQKGTLQNLFWKNDKCDSCKGKTNFVCVNNQYCAIKTTSCKLNGGKVDCSLGIQLAFSGTDKHLSALNSWYEVEKLRQYSLYKLYSNLRGSLTDQFNKIF from the exons ATGAAAATATCTACCACGAATCCAAGCATGAAAGTCATCTTATTGATGATGATCATGGTTATTTCGGTTGTTGTTGATGCAGCAGATGATACAAATAGGGTTTATCAACCATGTACAGATACAAAAATTCAGAGATCTGATGGTTTTAGTTTTGGAATTGCATTTTCTCAAAGGGAATCATTTTTCTTGAACAAGAATAAATCAATTCAACTTTCTCCTTGTGATACTCGTTTATCTCTATCCGGCTCTCGTCTTGCTATATTCAGACCTAAAGTTGATGAAATATCTCTTCTTACCATCAATACCACTTCTTTCAATCCG AATTCTTTTGGTGGCCACATGGTAGCATTTGCTGGCCGGAAATATGCAGCAAGATCACCCCCTGTTTTTGTTGCAGATAATGACCACATTGTAACCAGCTTTACTCTG GTACTTGAGTTCCAGAAGGGGACATTGCAGAACTTGTTTTGGAAGAATGATAAATGTGACTCATGCAAAGGCAAGACAAACTTTGTCTGTGTCAACAACCAATATTGCGCGATCAAAACAACTAGTTGTAAACTCAATGGGGGTAAAGTTGACTGCAGCCTCGGCATTCAGCTAGCATTCTCAGGCACTGATAAACACCTTTCAGCTCTAAATTCATGGTATGAAGTAGAAAAACTCAGGCAGTACTCCCTCTACAAATTGTATTCAAATCTCAGGGGTTCTCTCACTGATCAGTTCAACAAAATCTTCTGA
- the LOC113324229 gene encoding uncharacterized protein LOC113324229, producing the protein MVSEFIMHDIREWNVPLVQAFFTRENCLKICSMRVLIPGNDTLVWPYNKYGILTVKSVYKLLANGLPHNSTNNPDIEVYRAIWKSPLFPRTQIFLWKCVENIILTGSKLARYNSNHDKCKVCNSDVVETPEHMVLQCSFARNVWSNIPIVSNLILQDLNSNISLKDWITKWLTSSQLQTHLVTAMNTAWCIWKDRCFKVFENKTSNPQITARTALKISADIFNNLVSIPNTNTTSPVHDNNPIFLHQISQDSLILYFDASFDKDTNNSGIGIVAMNNTGEFKGCKLVSGRKASSEDVESGALLEAAKWIKEKNLQDVYLVSDAKNVVAYLNNDRGQASWTSCSILDDCLFLL; encoded by the coding sequence ATGGTTTCTGAATTTATTATGCATGACATTAGAGAATGGAATGTTCCATTGGTACAAGCTTTCTTCACTAGAGAAAATTGTCTGAAAATCTGCAGCATGAGAGTTCTTATCCCTGGTAATGACACTCTAGTTTGGCCCTATAACAAGTATGGGATTCTTACTGTCAAATCTGTGTACAAATTACTTGCTAATGGACTACCTCATAATTCGACCAATAATCCTGATATTGAGGTCTATAGAGCTATTTGGAAATCTCCTCTATTTCCTAGAACTCAGATTTTCCTATGGAAATGTGTTGAAAATATCATTCTCACAGGTAGCAAGTTAGCTAGATATAATAGCAATCATGATAAATGTAAGGTGTGTAATTCTGATGTTGTTGAAACCCCTGAGCATATGGTCCTTCAGTGTTCTTTTGCTAGAAATGTTTGGTCTAACATCCCTATTGTCAGTAATCTTATTTTGCAGGACCTGAATTCTAACATTAGTCTAAAAGACTGGATTACTAAATGGCTCACATCAAGCCAATTACAGACTCATCTAGTTACTGCTATGAATACTGCTTGGTGTATTTGGAAGGATAGGTGTTTTAAAGTCTTTGAAAACAAAACATCTAATCCTCAGATCACAGCTAGAACTGCTCTTAAGATTTCTGCAGATATTTTCAATAATCTAGTGTCCATTCCTAATACCAATACTACTTCTCCAGTGCATGACAATAATCCTATTTTCCTGCATCAGATTTCACAAGACAGTTTAATATTATATTTTGATGCCTCTTTTGACAAAGACACTAACAATTCTGGAATTGGTATTGTGGCAATGAATAATACAGGTGAATTCAAAGGGTGCAAATTAGTATCTGGAAGAAAAGCAAGCTCTGAAGATGTTGAAAGTGGTGCTCTTCTAGAAGCTGCTAAATGGATCAAGGAGAAGAATCTTCAAGATGTCTACTTAGTCAGTGATGCCAAAAATGTCGTGGCATATCTTAATAATGACAGAGGCCAAGCTAGTTGGACTTCCTGCTCAATTCTAGATGATTGTTTATTTCTTTTATAG